The following are encoded together in the Campylobacter devanensis genome:
- a CDS encoding MFS transporter, translated as MAGSKRAITSLSALFIGVSFIFIASGLVVSSAGVLLNELGASNTQIGLITSCFFMGALTCTIISHRLISHVGHMRAYTIFTALFAISALLHDISENLIFWAILRFMLGFCYYSIVLIVESWLNEKISNSVRSRVLGFYEIIFYSAFAIGAVIMSMDLSTTKVFLIGTIAIILGSIPLNFLKIKSPKIPKAMSISLPKIYNIAPLALATSIIAGLTMNGFFSMASLFIITQGYTPAQAGIFIIIGMSGGFMAHTIFGTISDKFGRKFAIILASSIALLACLIFIFINPGIALQYLIVFFLGFGIFVLYALALARANDVVTDKTTYVEVVRALLFNYLIGSFLSTIIIGFLINQFGATAFIYYYITLLAFLIIFATFQKNVPKDQEVAFTRHGGHSVIFDELNDDNSK; from the coding sequence ATGGCAGGAAGTAAAAGAGCTATAACCTCGCTTAGTGCTTTATTTATAGGAGTTAGCTTTATATTTATAGCTAGTGGGTTAGTTGTTAGTTCTGCTGGAGTTCTACTAAATGAATTAGGAGCTTCAAATACGCAAATTGGCCTTATTACTTCTTGCTTTTTTATGGGAGCGCTTACTTGTACAATTATATCGCATAGGTTAATTTCACATGTAGGACATATGAGAGCTTATACTATATTTACTGCGCTTTTTGCCATTTCAGCCCTACTTCATGATATAAGTGAAAATCTCATATTTTGGGCTATTTTAAGATTTATGCTAGGGTTTTGCTATTATAGTATTGTATTAATTGTAGAGAGTTGGTTAAATGAGAAGATTTCAAATTCTGTTCGCTCAAGGGTACTTGGATTTTATGAAATTATCTTTTATAGCGCCTTTGCCATTGGCGCTGTGATTATGAGTATGGATTTAAGCACTACGAAGGTATTTTTAATTGGCACAATTGCAATCATTTTAGGTTCAATTCCATTAAATTTTCTTAAAATCAAATCACCTAAAATCCCAAAAGCAATGAGTATTAGCTTGCCTAAAATTTACAATATCGCCCCATTAGCGCTTGCTACAAGTATAATTGCTGGTCTTACAATGAATGGATTTTTCTCAATGGCTTCACTATTTATAATAACCCAAGGCTATACCCCAGCACAAGCTGGAATTTTTATAATTATTGGAATGAGTGGCGGATTTATGGCACATACTATATTTGGAACTATTTCTGATAAATTTGGTAGAAAGTTTGCTATTATTTTAGCCTCTAGCATAGCACTTCTAGCGTGCCTTATATTTATATTTATTAACCCAGGTATTGCTTTGCAGTATCTTATTGTTTTCTTTTTAGGTTTTGGAATATTTGTACTTTACGCACTAGCATTAGCTAGGGCAAACGATGTTGTAACGGATAAAACTACTTATGTCGAAGTTGTAAGAGCTTTACTATTTAACTACTTAATAGGTTCATTTTTATCTACAATAATTATAGGATTTTTAATAAACCAATTTGGCGCTACAGCTTTTATATATTACTACATTACACTGTTGGCATTTTTGATAATCTTTGCTACATTTCAAAAAAATGTACCCAAAGACCAAGAGGTGGCATTTACTCGCCACGGTGGTCATAGTGTGATTTTTGATGAGTTAAATGATGATAATAGTAAATAA
- a CDS encoding AtpZ/AtpI family protein, with product MSQKSKKINTAIKAADSLSLGISIVVAVLIGFGIGWGLKELTGSNWGLGIGIFIGVGAAINNIYKAYKSQVKSYEEFKEKR from the coding sequence ATGAGCCAAAAAAGCAAAAAGATAAACACCGCAATAAAAGCCGCTGATAGCCTAAGTCTTGGGATCTCAATCGTAGTTGCGGTGCTTATAGGCTTTGGGATCGGCTGGGGATTAAAGGAGCTAACAGGCTCAAACTGGGGATTAGGTATTGGAATCTTTATAGGCGTTGGTGCAGCGATAAATAATATCTATAAGGCCTATAAATCTCAAGTTAAAAGCTATGAAGAGTTTAAAGAAAAGAGATGA
- the hemL gene encoding glutamate-1-semialdehyde 2,1-aminomutase, which translates to MRNKDEFQKAQKYIPGGVNSPVRAFGSVGSTPVMIDRGEREFIYDIENNEYIDYVLSWGPLIFGHCDKDIEDAVISTAKKGLSFGAPCLLETELAQLVLSKFPHLDKIRFVSSGTEATMSAIRLARGYSKKDGVIKFEGCYHGHSDGLLVKAGSGATTFGYSSSLGVPNDIVKNTHLAKYNDLNSVKECFKNGDIGVIIVEPIAGNMGLVPGSDEFLHGLRKICDENGAVLIFDEVMSGFRASATGSYGLNKIEADIVTFGKVIGGGMPCAAYAGKKDIMELISPLGGVYQAGTLSGNPVAMAAGLAALNKIYNMPNLYDELGKKSKFIIDTMQDSANEMGIPLQTTMRGSMWGFFFNENPVTNYTQALQSDTNLFAKFHAQMLKRGVYLAPSQFETCFVCKPLSQTSLDKTAQAIKESFKSL; encoded by the coding sequence ATGAGAAATAAAGATGAATTCCAAAAAGCACAAAAATATATCCCAGGTGGTGTAAATTCGCCTGTTCGTGCCTTTGGTTCAGTTGGTTCTACTCCTGTGATGATAGATAGGGGTGAGCGTGAGTTTATCTATGATATTGAAAATAATGAGTATATTGATTATGTTTTAAGCTGGGGGCCACTCATCTTTGGGCATTGTGATAAGGATATAGAAGATGCTGTGATATCAACGGCTAAAAAGGGCCTAAGCTTTGGTGCGCCATGCTTGTTAGAGACTGAGCTTGCTCAATTAGTACTATCTAAATTCCCTCATTTAGATAAAATTCGCTTTGTTAGTAGCGGGACTGAAGCTACTATGAGTGCTATTAGATTAGCTCGTGGATATAGCAAAAAAGATGGAGTAATAAAATTTGAAGGTTGCTATCACGGCCATAGCGATGGATTATTAGTTAAAGCCGGTAGTGGAGCTACCACTTTTGGATATTCAAGTAGCTTAGGCGTCCCAAATGATATAGTCAAAAACACTCATCTAGCCAAATATAATGATCTAAATAGCGTCAAAGAGTGCTTTAAAAATGGTGATATCGGTGTTATTATCGTTGAGCCAATCGCTGGAAATATGGGATTGGTGCCTGGTAGCGATGAGTTTTTACATGGGCTTAGAAAGATTTGCGATGAAAATGGTGCGGTTTTAATCTTTGATGAAGTTATGAGTGGATTTAGAGCTAGTGCCACTGGTAGCTATGGATTAAATAAAATTGAAGCCGATATAGTTACCTTTGGTAAGGTTATTGGCGGCGGTATGCCTTGTGCTGCTTATGCTGGCAAAAAGGATATAATGGAGCTAATTAGCCCACTTGGTGGAGTGTATCAAGCTGGGACGCTAAGCGGTAATCCTGTTGCTATGGCTGCGGGACTAGCTGCGTTAAATAAAATTTATAATATGCCAAATTTATATGATGAACTTGGTAAAAAGAGTAAATTTATAATTGATACTATGCAAGATAGCGCAAATGAGATGGGAATTCCACTTCAAACAACTATGCGTGGGTCTATGTGGGGATTTTTCTTCAATGAAAATCCAGTTACCAACTACACTCAAGCTCTACAAAGCGATACAAATTTATTTGCCAAATTCCACGCTCAAATGCTAAAGCGTGGAGTATATCTAGCACCAAGTCAGTTTGAAACTTGCTTTGTTTGCAAGCCTCTAAGCCAAACTAGCTTAGACAAAACCGCACAAGCTATAAAAGAGAGTTTTAAATCACTATGA